Below is a window of Leifsonia sp. NPDC080035 DNA.
GACTCTACGGGCGGCCCCCGACACCTACTCGCGGAAATCGGACATTGGGGACAACTCCCTTCGGGCGCCCGGCGGTGGAGGACTTCGCCCGCGCCGCGGTGCCTAGACTCGAGACATGGCGAACATCGAATACCGCACCCTCGGCGACTCCGGCCTTGTCGTCTCCACCATCGGCCTCGGCTGCAACAACTTCGGCCGCGCCGGCACGGCGACGGAGACCCAGGAGGGAACGGACGCCGTCATCGACGCCGCCATCGACGCCGGGGTCACCTTCTTCGACACCGCCGACATCTACGGCAAGGAGCGCGGGCTGTCGGAGACGCTGATGGGCGCGGCGCTCGAGGGCAAGCGCGACCGCATCGTGCTCGCCACGAAGTTCGGCATGGACATGGCGGGCACCAACGGACCCGACTGGGGCGCGCGAGCATCCCGGCGGTACATCCGCCTGGCGGTCGAGGCCTCGCTGCGTCGGCTCCGCACCGACTGGATCGACCTCTACCAGCTGCACCACCCCGACCCGAAGACGCCGATCGAGGAGACGCTGGAGACGCTCGACGACCTGATCGCCGAGGGCAAGATCCGCTACATCGGGCATTCGAACCTCGCCGGCTGGCAGGTGGCGGAGGCGGAGTTCACCGCGCGCATCCACAACCACCCGAAGTTCATCTCGGCGCAGAACGAGTACAGCCTGCTCGTGCGCGGAGCGGAGGACGAGGTGCTGCCGGCGGTGAACGCGTACGGCCTCGGTTTCCTGCCCTTCTTCCCGCTCTACAACGGGCTGTTCACCGGCAAGTTCAGCCGGCAGGGCGGTCCGGCGGACAGCCGCATCATGATGATCCGCAAGCACCTGCTCGACAACGCGCCCTGGGACCGCATCGAGCGCTACCAGGCGTTCTGCGACGAGCGCGGCGTAAGCATGCTCACGGCGACGTTCGCCTGGCTGCTCGCCCAGCCCGGACTGACCAGTGTGATCGCCGGCGCCACCAAGCCGGAGCAGATCGTCGCCAACGCCGAGGCGGCGACGGCGTG
It encodes the following:
- a CDS encoding aldo/keto reductase, with the translated sequence MANIEYRTLGDSGLVVSTIGLGCNNFGRAGTATETQEGTDAVIDAAIDAGVTFFDTADIYGKERGLSETLMGAALEGKRDRIVLATKFGMDMAGTNGPDWGARASRRYIRLAVEASLRRLRTDWIDLYQLHHPDPKTPIEETLETLDDLIAEGKIRYIGHSNLAGWQVAEAEFTARIHNHPKFISAQNEYSLLVRGAEDEVLPAVNAYGLGFLPFFPLYNGLFTGKFSRQGGPADSRIMMIRKHLLDNAPWDRIERYQAFCDERGVSMLTATFAWLLAQPGLTSVIAGATKPEQIVANAEAATAWAPTAEDVAAISEIFARES